In one window of Microbacterium natoriense DNA:
- a CDS encoding DUF308 domain-containing protein, giving the protein MADHSFTRSLRSLYFVRFAFAIIWVGIMFATSAKTTEPNALLTILLIVYPLFDAGAVLWQLRSNPDRQRSKTPEWIGVAVSIIVTIALGVTSSISLSAALAVWGAWAIVSGAPQLITAIHNRRNGGQIAQMLSGGISLLAGAGFLFQGLQGSSMIIGVAGYAAAGAIFFLVSAVVLSVRLKKAA; this is encoded by the coding sequence ATGGCCGACCACTCGTTCACCCGCTCGCTTCGCTCCCTCTACTTCGTCCGCTTCGCCTTCGCGATCATCTGGGTGGGCATCATGTTCGCCACCTCCGCGAAGACGACCGAGCCGAACGCGCTTCTCACGATCCTTCTGATCGTCTATCCGTTGTTCGACGCGGGCGCCGTGCTGTGGCAGCTGCGCTCGAACCCCGATCGCCAGCGCTCGAAGACTCCCGAGTGGATCGGTGTCGCCGTCAGCATCATCGTCACGATCGCGCTGGGCGTCACCTCGTCGATCTCGCTCTCCGCCGCCCTCGCGGTGTGGGGCGCGTGGGCGATCGTCTCCGGCGCCCCTCAGCTGATCACCGCGATCCACAACCGTCGCAACGGCGGCCAGATCGCGCAGATGCTCTCCGGCGGCATCTCCCTGCTCGCCGGAGCCGGGTTCCTGTTCCAGGGCCTGCAGGGCAGCAGCATGATCATCGGCGTCGCCGGCTATGCCGCCGCCGGCGCGATCTTCTTCCTCGTCTCTGCTGTCGTGCTGAGCGTGAGACTGAAGAAGGCGGCGTGA
- a CDS encoding alpha/beta fold hydrolase — MSDETGRAVIADLCRIPNPDAIDRTEFVELGSVSQFVSIRGRRATNPVLIVCHGGPALPSLPSSWIWQRAVEDYFTVVNYDQRASGKSAARAGGEIDLSIDRYVDDLIELIAWVQNELGVRKVGVLGHSWGTIIGLLVAERRPDLLWGYVGVGQVISGVENEAESFQFAVRSATADRNAEAVAELQALGEYPGAQPLTTERIVTCRRWAQHYGGLSAYRSDSAYFMESQDLSPYYTDEDLGLIGVGQQVTMPQVLPALLSFDARERTAFEVPLLQFLGRHDWTTPTAPVTRWFERVTAPSKDVVWFEDSAHLCMFEEPGKFVVSLVNLAVPHAVA; from the coding sequence ATGAGTGACGAGACCGGCCGAGCGGTGATCGCGGATCTGTGCCGCATCCCCAATCCCGACGCGATCGACCGCACGGAATTCGTGGAACTCGGGAGTGTGTCGCAGTTCGTCTCGATCCGCGGCCGACGCGCGACCAATCCGGTGCTCATCGTGTGCCACGGTGGGCCGGCTCTTCCCTCGTTGCCCTCGTCCTGGATCTGGCAACGAGCGGTCGAGGACTACTTCACCGTCGTCAACTACGACCAGCGCGCCAGCGGCAAGTCCGCGGCACGGGCAGGCGGCGAGATCGATCTGAGCATCGACAGGTACGTGGACGATCTCATCGAACTGATCGCCTGGGTGCAGAACGAGCTCGGCGTGAGAAAGGTGGGCGTTCTTGGCCACAGCTGGGGGACGATCATCGGTCTCCTTGTCGCCGAGCGGCGACCCGACCTGCTCTGGGGCTACGTCGGAGTCGGGCAGGTGATCTCCGGCGTGGAGAACGAGGCGGAGAGCTTCCAGTTCGCTGTTCGCAGTGCGACTGCGGATCGGAATGCGGAAGCCGTTGCGGAACTGCAGGCGCTCGGCGAGTATCCGGGAGCCCAGCCGCTGACGACGGAGCGAATCGTGACCTGCAGGAGATGGGCGCAGCACTACGGAGGGCTGTCTGCCTATCGATCCGACTCCGCGTACTTCATGGAATCGCAGGACCTTTCGCCGTACTACACGGACGAGGACCTGGGTCTGATCGGCGTCGGACAGCAGGTGACCATGCCGCAGGTCCTCCCCGCGTTGCTGTCCTTCGACGCCCGGGAGCGCACCGCGTTCGAGGTTCCCCTGCTGCAGTTCCTCGGCCGCCACGACTGGACGACTCCGACGGCTCCGGTGACGCGCTGGTTCGAGCGAGTGACCGCGCCGTCGAAGGACGTCGTCTGGTTCGAGGACTCGGCGCACCTGTGCATGTTCGAAGAGCCGGGGAAGTTCGTGGTGAGTCTCGTGAACCTGGCAGTGCCGCACGCTGTGGCTTGA
- a CDS encoding ABC transporter substrate-binding protein codes for MPSRARRRSSALLAASACALLLLSGCAVDSPAEEDASPESTGTHDVEHARGTTAVPDDPQRVVTLEPLELDTAVAVGIVPVGAAVASNVTGAPEYLGADGVEAVGTVPEPDLEAIAALKPDLILGTEARHSELYDQLASIAPTVFIATQADPWRDNALLIGDALNREDEVADLLSAVDDRCASLADEYEVGGETAQLIRPRDETTLSLYGPVSFSGSLLECAGFTIPEQNWADGLQADISPENILSAQADHVFITVADVDDESAIPAAITQNAGAFPSVTLVDTSYWVSGVGPKGAQAVLDDIESFLETSR; via the coding sequence ATGCCCTCACGTGCCCGCCGCCGCTCCAGTGCGCTCCTCGCCGCTTCGGCTTGCGCTCTGCTCCTGCTGTCCGGTTGTGCTGTCGATTCTCCCGCCGAAGAGGATGCCTCGCCCGAGTCCACCGGCACGCACGACGTCGAGCACGCGCGGGGAACGACGGCTGTCCCCGACGACCCTCAGCGGGTGGTGACTCTGGAGCCGCTCGAACTCGACACTGCCGTCGCGGTCGGCATCGTGCCGGTCGGCGCGGCCGTCGCGAGCAATGTGACGGGGGCGCCGGAGTACCTGGGCGCAGACGGAGTCGAAGCCGTAGGCACCGTCCCCGAGCCCGATCTCGAGGCGATCGCCGCTCTCAAGCCCGATCTGATCCTCGGCACCGAGGCGCGGCATTCCGAGCTGTACGACCAACTCGCATCGATCGCTCCGACGGTCTTCATCGCGACGCAGGCCGATCCGTGGCGCGACAACGCGCTGCTCATCGGCGACGCGCTCAACCGCGAGGACGAAGTCGCCGATCTGCTGTCCGCTGTCGACGACCGCTGCGCATCGCTCGCCGACGAATACGAGGTCGGGGGTGAGACGGCCCAGCTGATCCGTCCCCGTGATGAGACGACCCTCAGCCTGTACGGACCCGTGTCGTTCTCGGGCAGCCTGCTCGAGTGCGCCGGCTTCACGATCCCGGAGCAGAACTGGGCCGACGGTCTGCAGGCTGACATCTCGCCCGAGAACATCCTGTCCGCGCAGGCCGACCACGTGTTCATCACGGTGGCCGATGTCGACGACGAGTCGGCGATCCCCGCGGCGATCACCCAGAACGCCGGCGCCTTTCCGTCGGTGACCCTCGTCGACACGAGCTACTGGGTCTCCGGGGTCGGACCCAAGGGCGCGCAGGCCGTGCTCGACGACATCGAGTCCTTCCTCGAAACGAGCCGTTGA